Below is a window of Clostridium cagae DNA.
TAGTAAGACCCCTTGAAGACTACAAGGTTGATAGGTCAGAGGTGTAAGTGTGGCAACATATTTAGCTGACTGATACTAATAGGTCGAGGGCTTGACCAATAAATAATTATTATATACAATTTATGTGCAATTTTGAAAGAACATTCTTTCAAAGGATCTGGTGATGATGGCATGGAAGTAACACTCCTACCCATTCCGAACAGGAAAGTTAAGATCCATAGCGCCGAAGGTACTGCACGGGAGACTGTGTGGGAGATTAGGACGTTGCCAGGTAAGCTAAAGAGATAGTTGTTATAACTATCTCTTTTTTAGTTTCTTTTTTGAATTTAGCCACAACTTTATAAACATTATGTTATGTGCTTATTTAAAAATTTAAATTAGATTACATAACTTGTATTATTTTACATTTTATTAGAGTATAATTATAATGTATTACATAAATAAAGATTATGGGGGTAATTTATGAGTAATAATTTACAGACATCATATAAAGGTTATAAAACTAAACATTTTATAAATTCTGTATTAGGTATATTTAATGCTTTGTTTACAATTTCAATTTCTGTAATTATTACATTAAATTTAACTTTTATATATAAGTTAACTATATATAAATACAATTTATCAAAAGTCAGTGGATTAACTGTGGAAGAATTAATGGTTAACTATAAAAAAATAATAGTATATTTACAAAATCCATTTATTGAAAAGTTATATTTTCCTAATTTTCATATGAGTATTCAGGGAGAAATTCATTTTCAAGATGTAAAAAGAATATTTATGTATATTTATATATATATTTTTTTAGTCATGATATTACTAGGAGTATACTTTCTTACAAGAGATAAAATAAGGTATGATAATTATATGGAACTGAAATATATATTAAATAGTAGTGCTAATTATATACTTGTATTTGTTACATTTTTAATGTTATGTATTTTAATTAATTTTTCAGAGATGTTTAATACATTTCATAAAATATTCTTTAGGAATACTTATTGGGTATTTGACTCCAATTTAGACCCAATAATTGATGTATTACCTGAAGAATTCTTTATGATAATGAGTGTGATTATACTGATATTTATATTAGTACATGCCTTAATTTCAAAAATATATTATTACAAAAACTGTAAATAGTTAAATATAAAGGTATTATAGTTTGACACTTATTTGTATACCCCTTAAAATTATAAGATAGTAAATAATTAGGGGGATTATATGGAAGTATTATTAATAATATGTCCACTTGTATTTTTAGCAGGAATTATTGATGCTGTAGCAGGTGGTGGAGGTATAATATCTTTGCCTGCATATATTTTTGCTGGAATACCAATTCATATTGCATATGGAACTAATAAATTTGCAAGTTGTATTGGTACTTCGATTTCATCAATAAAGTTTTTTAGAAGTGGAAACATAAAAATAAAATCAGCATTAGTATCTGCAGCAGGAGCATTAATAGGATCTTGGTTTGGAGCACAAATAGTATTATTGCTAAATGAAAAATATTTAAATTATTGTTTAATAATAATTTTGCCTATTGTTTCATTATTTTTATTGTTTAATAGAAGTTTTGGTGTTAAAAATAAAAAAGAACTATCTAATAAAAAGTTGTACATATTATCTTTTATTATTGGATTGTTTTTAGGTGCATATGATGGATTTTTTGGACCAGGAACTGGAACTTTTTTAGTTATATGTTTTACAGGAATATTAGGATTTAATCTCATAACTGCATCTGGAAATGCCAAAATTGTAAATTTAGCATCTAACTTTTCTGCATTAATAGCATATATATTAGGTGGAAAAGTTATGTTTTCTATTGGTGTGCCAGCAGCTGTATGTGCAATAGCTGGCAATTATTTGGGGGCTCATTTAGCTATTAAAAATGGCGATAAGATAATAAAACCAATAATATTTGTTGCTATTGGTTTATTATTTATAAAAGTTATATTTGATTTAATATAAAAGTTAGTAGGTTTTAAAGATTCAAGAATTTTATATTAAAAACCTTAGAAAAGATTATATAAAATAAATATTAAACGATATTACTTATAAGTAATATCGTTTATATTTTTATATACAGACTTATATATCATCTTTAAAGGTTGTTGTTTATTACTTAGAACTATGTTAATATATGTTCCAATTAAGAACTTTCATGTAAAATACATACTAAACTTACTAGAATTTAATCATTATAGATGCAGTAAATTTATTATAACTTATATGTGAATAATCATTTAGAATTTTTGTGAGAAATTTTCCATTTTAATATTTAAAAATAAGAATTTATTTTAGCAGTGGTATAAACAATAGAAATTGATTCGAAAATATTTAAATTTCATCAATATAAGTCGTTCAATGTTTTTTATAAATCTATTATTTCTAAGTCATCTGGAACAAATATGTTCCCATTAAACTCTTTTGAACCTTCTTTAATATATAATTCTTTTCTATGTAATAAATCTTTATCTTCAGTATGATACAGTATAATATTTTTTACAGCTAAGATTTTAGCATTATTGCAAGCATCTTTTACAGTTGCATGATGTTTTTCATATGGTTTAAAGATTTCTTTTTGAGAATATAAACAAAATGCTTCATGAAATAAATAATCTACATCTTCACAAAAATCTTTAACCATTTCTCTATAGGGTTCATCGCCTAGAAAAGTTAAAGTTTTGCCATTTGATAAAAATGTTTTAAATCCAAACTGCAATTCTTTAGTACTATGTATATCAAAGAATATTGTTCTTCGTCCTAATATATTAACTTCAGTATTATTTTCAATTTCATTAAATATTATTTTATCATCAAATAG
It encodes the following:
- a CDS encoding TIGR01906 family membrane protein gives rise to the protein MSNNLQTSYKGYKTKHFINSVLGIFNALFTISISVIITLNLTFIYKLTIYKYNLSKVSGLTVEELMVNYKKIIVYLQNPFIEKLYFPNFHMSIQGEIHFQDVKRIFMYIYIYIFLVMILLGVYFLTRDKIRYDNYMELKYILNSSANYILVFVTFLMLCILINFSEMFNTFHKIFFRNTYWVFDSNLDPIIDVLPEEFFMIMSVIILIFILVHALISKIYYYKNCK
- a CDS encoding sulfite exporter TauE/SafE family protein; the encoded protein is MEVLLIICPLVFLAGIIDAVAGGGGIISLPAYIFAGIPIHIAYGTNKFASCIGTSISSIKFFRSGNIKIKSALVSAAGALIGSWFGAQIVLLLNEKYLNYCLIIILPIVSLFLLFNRSFGVKNKKELSNKKLYILSFIIGLFLGAYDGFFGPGTGTFLVICFTGILGFNLITASGNAKIVNLASNFSALIAYILGGKVMFSIGVPAAVCAIAGNYLGAHLAIKNGDKIIKPIIFVAIGLLFIKVIFDLI
- a CDS encoding MBL fold metallo-hydrolase — translated: MESITMLGTGSAMVTKCYNTCFTLSKDNEYFLIDAGGGNTILSNLEKANIKINQIHNMFISHNHNDHVLGSVWVIRSVANRMLNDKYNGIFNIYCTKKSIEAIKTICSYVLQNKFLKLFDDKIIFNEIENNTEVNILGRRTIFFDIHSTKELQFGFKTFLSNGKTLTFLGDEPYREMVKDFCEDVDYLFHEAFCLYSQKEIFKPYEKHHATVKDACNNAKILAVKNIILYHTEDKDLLHRKELYIKEGSKEFNGNIFVPDDLEIIDL